One part of the Georgfuchsia toluolica genome encodes these proteins:
- a CDS encoding thiamine pyrophosphate-dependent dehydrogenase E1 component subunit alpha, translated as MSLTNEQKVSLFRNLARAMTLDRMMMRLIRAGKMVGFYHEGGIALAPGVAAGTFLNNDDPMWPHYRAHGIGHMLSKGIDVKTYVAEHMGREAGCCKGRSSYHMSFPQNHIFGFSGNIGANFPLSVGYGFAAKYKKSGQVVMNCSGDGSYGEGRCHEAMLMAANWKLPVIFWCEANGMAQHSNVKDLFPGPNISSLAGGYDIPSTIVDGQDVFACAEAALQAIDYARQGNGPTFVECKTLRVQEHSVGGVNFEGPMQRDPKLMKEWKETRDPLKLAAAQLLKEKTLKQKDIDRIMSEAEQEADAIEAFSEASQKALPSIAEMQAAVYAA; from the coding sequence ATGTCGCTGACAAACGAACAAAAGGTTTCATTATTTCGAAATCTGGCCCGCGCAATGACGCTGGATAGAATGATGATGCGCCTTATCCGCGCCGGAAAAATGGTTGGCTTTTATCACGAAGGGGGAATCGCGCTTGCCCCAGGTGTTGCAGCAGGAACCTTCTTGAACAATGATGACCCGATGTGGCCTCACTATCGTGCGCATGGCATCGGGCACATGCTTAGCAAGGGAATTGACGTCAAAACCTATGTTGCAGAGCACATGGGACGTGAAGCAGGATGCTGCAAGGGCCGTTCCAGCTACCACATGTCATTTCCGCAAAACCATATATTTGGTTTTTCGGGCAATATCGGCGCAAACTTTCCTCTGAGTGTCGGATACGGATTTGCGGCAAAGTACAAGAAATCCGGGCAAGTGGTAATGAATTGTTCAGGCGACGGATCCTATGGGGAAGGCCGCTGTCATGAAGCAATGCTGATGGCAGCCAACTGGAAGTTGCCGGTGATTTTCTGGTGCGAAGCCAATGGTATGGCCCAGCATAGCAACGTCAAGGACTTGTTTCCAGGACCCAACATATCGAGTCTTGCGGGTGGCTATGACATCCCCTCCACGATCGTGGATGGCCAAGACGTCTTTGCCTGTGCAGAGGCAGCATTACAGGCAATCGACTACGCGCGTCAAGGCAACGGCCCCACATTTGTAGAGTGCAAGACATTACGTGTTCAAGAGCACAGCGTTGGCGGCGTTAATTTTGAAGGTCCCATGCAGCGCGACCCAAAGTTGATGAAGGAGTGGAAAGAAACACGAGACCCGCTGAAGCTCGCTGCGGCCCAGCTTCTAAAGGAGAAAACCCTGAAGCAAAAGGACATTGATCGAATCATGTCTGAGGCGGAGCAGGAAGCTGACGCCATAGAAGCCTTCAGCGAGGCAAGCCAGAAAGCCCTCCCCTCCATTGCCGAAATGCAGGCAGCCGTATACGCGGCATAG
- a CDS encoding aldehyde dehydrogenase family protein, whose amino-acid sequence MLADVAIDAEILRKEIFGPVAPIATFEGEEQAIALANSTEYGLVSFIHTKDIAKALRVADKIECGMVGINRGVVSDPAAPFGGWKQSGVGREGAHDGLLEYLESKYIAITW is encoded by the coding sequence GTGCTTGCCGACGTTGCCATAGACGCGGAAATTCTGCGCAAGGAAATTTTTGGTCCGGTTGCACCTATTGCCACATTCGAAGGAGAGGAACAGGCCATTGCCTTGGCTAATTCCACCGAATATGGACTGGTGTCGTTTATCCACACGAAGGATATTGCGAAGGCATTACGTGTTGCAGACAAAATAGAGTGCGGCATGGTTGGCATTAACCGTGGCGTGGTCTCTGATCCCGCAGCCCCGTTTGGGGGCTGGAAGCAAAGTGGGGTTGGCCGCGAAGGGGCGCATGATGGCTTGCTCGAATATCTGGAATCAAAATACATAGCGATAACATGGTGA
- a CDS encoding aldehyde dehydrogenase family protein has product MDKPIAVANASERLASSSTERHGAWRTASDDSSFDVIDPATEEKIAGVANATVEDTIAAVDAAHAASPRWAATSPRERSEVLRRAYDIMVTRKDEIARLITLENGKALPEAESETLYAAEFLRWFSEESVRVLGEISVAPNGGNRIIVQRQPIGVSVFVTPWNFPAAMATRKIGPALAAGCTTILKPAKETPLTALVMASIFEEAGAPPSVVNVIPTQRSSIAVGTMLKDSRVRKFSFTGSTEIGRVLLAQAAGNVVKCSMELGGNAPFIVFADADLDNAVAAAMIAKLRNGGESCMAANRFYVEKPVAREFTARFAAAMANVKMGHGLDEGVQLGPLVNAGTRDKVAALVKDALSDGATLITGGKAPNLRGFFTNRQCLPTLP; this is encoded by the coding sequence ATGGACAAACCAATTGCCGTTGCCAATGCTAGCGAACGCTTGGCCTCCTCATCAACAGAACGACACGGAGCCTGGCGTACGGCTTCGGATGACTCAAGCTTTGACGTTATTGATCCGGCTACTGAAGAAAAAATTGCCGGCGTTGCAAATGCCACGGTAGAGGACACCATTGCAGCGGTTGACGCGGCGCATGCGGCATCTCCCCGCTGGGCAGCCACGTCTCCGCGCGAGCGTAGCGAAGTGCTACGTCGTGCCTACGACATAATGGTCACCCGAAAGGATGAAATCGCGCGTTTGATCACGCTGGAAAATGGGAAGGCGTTGCCCGAAGCAGAAAGTGAAACCTTATACGCTGCGGAATTTCTGCGGTGGTTTTCAGAAGAATCGGTGCGTGTTCTTGGTGAAATTTCCGTGGCACCGAATGGCGGCAACCGTATCATCGTTCAGCGACAGCCAATTGGAGTCTCCGTATTTGTCACCCCGTGGAACTTTCCGGCCGCCATGGCTACGAGGAAAATTGGCCCGGCGCTCGCCGCTGGCTGCACAACGATTCTGAAACCCGCCAAGGAGACGCCGCTGACGGCATTGGTAATGGCTTCAATTTTTGAAGAAGCAGGCGCACCACCCAGTGTGGTTAATGTTATTCCAACGCAACGGTCATCAATAGCTGTTGGGACCATGCTTAAGGACTCCAGAGTAAGGAAATTCTCGTTTACGGGCTCAACTGAAATTGGACGAGTCCTTCTCGCACAAGCCGCCGGAAATGTTGTCAAATGTTCGATGGAGTTGGGCGGCAATGCGCCTTTCATTGTCTTCGCCGATGCCGATTTGGATAATGCAGTTGCCGCAGCCATGATTGCAAAGCTCCGAAATGGTGGGGAATCGTGTATGGCTGCGAACAGGTTCTATGTCGAGAAACCTGTTGCCAGGGAGTTTACGGCGCGATTTGCCGCCGCGATGGCAAATGTCAAAATGGGCCATGGCCTCGATGAAGGGGTGCAATTGGGTCCTTTGGTAAATGCGGGGACGCGCGACAAAGTTGCCGCCCTGGTCAAGGATGCCTTGAGCGACGGCGCTACCCTCATCACGGGGGGAAAAGCCCCGAACCTGCGAGGTTTTTTTACGAACCGACAGTGCTTGCCGACGTTGCCATAG
- a CDS encoding TetR/AcrR family transcriptional regulator, translated as MVLKAKANRPKASPPLINHRTIVGRNRRNKTEARIIEAALHVFAKRGPDAPVIDDFIKAAGIARGTFYNYFSNTDELLFATSTWLTDDLARSIENEVKLIKDPVVRHGVGIRLWMRKATLDSAWCGFVATVWFQGGFVSKAPLRDIRLGIKAGVMSCPSAECGWDMTLGTMRQAMIRLLKEPKLTKNGYPDQIIDIILQGLGVSAQLREQILAYQLPEIHISPKTII; from the coding sequence ATGGTGTTAAAAGCTAAAGCGAATAGACCTAAAGCATCGCCGCCCCTCATCAATCATCGAACCATTGTTGGGCGAAATAGGCGAAATAAAACGGAGGCCCGAATAATTGAAGCTGCGCTTCATGTGTTTGCGAAGAGGGGGCCTGATGCTCCTGTCATCGATGATTTCATCAAGGCGGCTGGAATTGCAAGAGGCACTTTCTATAATTATTTCAGCAATACCGACGAACTATTATTTGCCACGTCAACCTGGTTAACCGACGACTTGGCTCGGTCGATTGAAAACGAAGTCAAGCTCATCAAGGATCCTGTGGTTCGACACGGGGTTGGTATTCGATTATGGATGCGAAAGGCCACGCTGGATTCGGCATGGTGTGGCTTTGTGGCGACGGTATGGTTTCAGGGGGGCTTCGTTTCAAAAGCCCCGCTTCGGGATATACGGCTTGGCATCAAGGCGGGGGTAATGTCCTGTCCATCAGCAGAATGTGGATGGGACATGACATTGGGCACGATGCGCCAGGCCATGATCAGGCTTCTCAAGGAGCCCAAGCTGACCAAGAACGGTTACCCTGATCAGATTATCGATATCATTCTGCAGGGTTTGGGTGTGTCCGCTCAGTTACGGGAACAGATCCTTGCGTACCAATTGCCGGAAATCCACATTTCGCCAAAGACTATTATTTGA
- a CDS encoding TetR/AcrR family transcriptional regulator has protein sequence MSKPPAIPRKMPTQSRSRVTVEVILEAAAHILATKGYEAFTTNRVAERAGVSIGSLYQYFPNKQSLLAALHARHIDEIKSNGTAIVGEAEKCSLSEAIAHLIQNIVESHVASDRLHQVVATETPDSMIKASTPELIRRLLDSYRPILTVEDPDLAAYIISVTIKAVVHGALHDRPDELREGKIEKNLTRLLLPYLTGEKP, from the coding sequence ATGAGCAAACCGCCCGCTATCCCTCGCAAGATGCCGACGCAGTCACGTTCACGTGTAACGGTAGAAGTGATTCTTGAAGCTGCTGCTCACATTCTGGCGACGAAAGGTTACGAAGCTTTCACGACCAACCGGGTTGCTGAACGCGCTGGTGTCAGTATCGGATCGCTGTATCAGTATTTCCCCAACAAGCAGTCGCTTCTAGCCGCTCTTCATGCGCGCCATATCGACGAGATAAAGTCAAACGGAACCGCCATTGTCGGCGAAGCGGAAAAATGTTCTCTTTCCGAAGCGATAGCCCACTTGATACAAAACATTGTGGAGAGCCATGTTGCATCGGATCGATTGCACCAGGTTGTCGCTACTGAAACTCCTGACTCCATGATCAAGGCCAGTACGCCTGAACTGATCCGGCGTCTGCTTGACAGCTACCGGCCAATACTAACCGTTGAAGATCCCGATCTTGCTGCGTACATTATTAGCGTGACCATCAAGGCAGTGGTTCATGGGGCACTTCACGACAGGCCGGACGAGCTGCGTGAAGGGAAAATAGAAAAAAACCTCACGCGTTTACTTCTGCCCTATTTGACCGGCGAAAAACCGTAG
- a CDS encoding molybdopterin-dependent oxidoreductase codes for MSVGNTVADGTKVVKSVCRGCHGGCSVLLHVKDGELTKVKGDPDGPLNRGRLCPIGSNAKYLVYHPDRLLYPQRRVGPRGSGKWERITWDEALDDIAEKFNAIRAADGPEAIALGQGTGRHHYFHVVRFANAMGTPNWTEPGFAQCFLPRVTSSFHTFGDFPVCDFVGDVPPQCIMYWGHNPVNSGPDGETRFNVRDSLSHKPKVIVVDPRETELAKLADIWLRLRPGTDDALALSMLNAIIGEKIYDESFVTQWTHGFDALAGHVKQYTPEWAEPITWVPVEKIRVAARLFAQTKPAMLEWGVGIEQTPKCFQTVRALSMLPAITGNIDVPGGWMFGMHTLGPFPFLFDRITPEIESKRLGGDRFKVLCGEGAFVRTGHIPSVIRAMSEGDPYRIKAFMAIGSNTLTTYASSRRVYEALKKLDFMVAIDLFMTPTAELADIVLPAASWPEVDSLWGYPFIAETIPILQQRAVRVGECRADEEILAELAKRMNLDCATESPLDIIKNLANTGDPRVSYDELKEKGFISVPVKYRKYEEKGFATPTGKIELYSTVMEKLGYPPFLSTRKRRKAHSVPQSLPRTSRWC; via the coding sequence ATGAGCGTAGGCAATACCGTTGCTGACGGTACAAAAGTCGTAAAAAGCGTTTGCCGTGGCTGTCACGGTGGCTGCAGTGTGCTCTTGCATGTCAAGGATGGCGAACTGACCAAAGTAAAGGGCGATCCGGATGGCCCCCTTAACCGTGGCCGCTTATGCCCGATTGGGAGTAATGCCAAATATTTAGTCTACCACCCGGACAGATTGCTCTATCCCCAGCGGCGAGTCGGGCCGCGCGGTTCCGGAAAGTGGGAACGCATTACGTGGGATGAAGCGCTGGATGACATTGCAGAGAAATTCAATGCGATTCGTGCTGCTGACGGTCCCGAGGCCATAGCACTGGGCCAAGGTACGGGCCGCCACCATTATTTTCATGTGGTGCGCTTCGCCAATGCAATGGGAACGCCAAACTGGACGGAACCGGGTTTTGCCCAGTGTTTTCTTCCCAGAGTGACGAGCTCGTTTCACACCTTTGGAGATTTTCCAGTTTGCGACTTTGTCGGCGATGTGCCTCCACAGTGCATCATGTACTGGGGTCACAACCCGGTTAATTCCGGCCCCGATGGAGAAACACGATTTAACGTCCGTGATTCTCTGTCGCACAAGCCGAAGGTGATCGTCGTCGACCCGCGCGAAACCGAACTGGCAAAACTCGCCGACATCTGGCTGAGGCTTCGCCCCGGGACGGATGACGCTCTGGCGCTGAGCATGCTTAATGCGATTATCGGCGAAAAAATTTACGACGAATCTTTTGTAACGCAGTGGACCCATGGTTTCGATGCGCTGGCTGGCCACGTGAAACAATACACCCCTGAATGGGCCGAACCCATCACCTGGGTGCCGGTAGAAAAAATCCGTGTGGCCGCGCGCCTGTTCGCGCAGACGAAGCCCGCCATGCTCGAATGGGGCGTGGGGATCGAACAAACGCCGAAATGTTTCCAGACTGTTCGCGCACTGTCGATGTTGCCGGCGATCACCGGGAATATCGACGTTCCCGGAGGCTGGATGTTCGGAATGCATACGCTTGGCCCATTCCCCTTCCTTTTCGACCGGATTACTCCTGAAATAGAGTCCAAGCGGCTTGGCGGCGATCGCTTCAAGGTATTGTGCGGCGAGGGTGCCTTCGTGCGGACGGGGCATATTCCTTCCGTTATCAGGGCCATGAGTGAGGGCGATCCCTACCGGATCAAGGCTTTCATGGCGATCGGCAGCAATACCCTGACGACATATGCCAGTTCCAGGCGCGTTTATGAGGCGCTGAAGAAACTCGACTTCATGGTGGCGATCGATCTGTTCATGACACCTACCGCCGAGCTTGCCGACATCGTTCTTCCAGCCGCATCGTGGCCAGAGGTGGATAGTCTGTGGGGTTATCCATTCATTGCGGAAACGATACCGATTCTTCAGCAACGGGCAGTCCGTGTCGGCGAATGCAGGGCCGACGAGGAGATTTTGGCGGAACTGGCCAAACGGATGAATCTGGATTGCGCTACCGAATCGCCCCTGGACATAATCAAGAACCTCGCCAATACGGGCGATCCGCGTGTCAGCTACGATGAACTCAAGGAGAAAGGTTTCATCAGCGTGCCGGTCAAATACCGCAAGTACGAAGAAAAGGGGTTTGCGACCCCGACAGGAAAGATAGAACTATATTCAACTGTAATGGAGAAATTGGGTTATCCCCCCTTCCTTTCTACGAGGAAGCGCCGGAAAGCCCATTCAGTGCCCCAGAGCTTGCCAAGGACTTCCCGCTGGTGCTGA
- a CDS encoding molybdopterin dinucleotide binding domain-containing protein: protein MLTTGGRIPVFFNSEGRQLAKLRRLHPDPITEMHPETAARLGIADGDWIWIETLRGRIRQRARFVDGMDPRVISSQHAWWFPEEKDPEHGIWKSNVNVLTNIEGPHDPAMGTYHLRALLCRVSKAEEPVSPS from the coding sequence GTGCTGACTACCGGGGGGCGGATTCCAGTCTTTTTCAATTCGGAAGGCCGCCAACTGGCAAAACTGAGAAGGTTACATCCAGACCCGATAACGGAAATGCATCCGGAAACAGCAGCCAGGCTCGGTATCGCCGACGGCGACTGGATTTGGATTGAGACCTTGCGTGGCCGTATCCGGCAAAGGGCGAGATTTGTCGATGGAATGGATCCGCGGGTGATCAGTTCCCAGCATGCCTGGTGGTTTCCGGAAGAGAAAGATCCGGAACACGGCATATGGAAATCCAATGTCAATGTCTTGACGAATATTGAGGGACCCCATGATCCGGCGATGGGCACTTATCATCTAAGGGCGCTTCTCTGCCGCGTTTCAAAGGCCGAAGAACCGGTGTCACCATCCTGA
- a CDS encoding GlxA family transcriptional regulator, with protein MLCEYRHFTCTNSAMPTAAILGFDDSYASVIGGFADMLQVANAHMRKQGTGNSGFFEWHFLSATGQPIKASNGLELEMRSLPSNKNYDLVFIPSVHYRGWRQFEQFLKNQVVMRDWLIKQWERGAWLSANCTGTFLLADTGLLDRRIATTTWWLEGHFRQRFPDVDLQMRPMVTEAERLVCGGAHATFLMQTVHVLNQFVGKAIAMQCARSMLIDLTQTTQTPLQPLIADKTHNDPLIHRAQKWLQDHMTQQVRIADLAKKMAVSERTLIRRFNTILEQSPLTYLQHLRIDTARALLEAGDLSTEQIAQYVGYSDISSFTRLFRERIGFTPGAYRGRFRSSQANAAIESGW; from the coding sequence ATGTTGTGCGAATACCGCCATTTCACCTGCACCAATTCCGCCATGCCTACCGCCGCAATATTGGGTTTTGATGATTCTTATGCCTCCGTGATTGGCGGATTTGCCGACATGCTGCAGGTGGCAAATGCCCATATGCGCAAGCAAGGAACAGGAAATTCGGGTTTCTTCGAGTGGCATTTCCTTTCGGCGACGGGGCAGCCGATAAAGGCCAGCAATGGACTGGAACTTGAAATGCGGTCTTTACCATCCAACAAGAATTACGACCTGGTATTCATCCCCAGCGTTCATTACCGGGGCTGGCGGCAATTTGAGCAATTTCTCAAAAATCAGGTTGTCATGAGGGACTGGCTAATCAAACAGTGGGAACGCGGGGCATGGCTCAGCGCCAATTGCACCGGTACGTTCTTGCTCGCCGATACCGGTTTGCTGGATCGGCGCATTGCGACGACCACCTGGTGGTTAGAGGGCCATTTCCGCCAGCGTTTTCCTGATGTGGATCTGCAAATGCGCCCAATGGTGACCGAAGCTGAACGGCTCGTGTGCGGCGGTGCGCATGCCACCTTTCTGATGCAAACCGTGCACGTGCTGAATCAGTTTGTGGGAAAAGCCATTGCGATGCAGTGCGCCCGGAGCATGCTGATTGACCTGACACAAACGACACAAACACCACTACAGCCGCTGATTGCCGACAAGACGCATAACGATCCCTTGATTCATCGTGCTCAGAAGTGGCTCCAGGATCATATGACGCAGCAGGTGCGCATCGCCGATCTGGCCAAAAAAATGGCCGTCAGTGAGCGCACCCTGATACGACGCTTCAACACGATCCTGGAACAATCGCCGCTGACCTATTTGCAGCACCTGCGCATCGATACCGCCCGCGCCTTGCTTGAGGCCGGGGATCTGAGCACCGAGCAAATCGCCCAGTATGTGGGCTATAGTGATATCAGTTCCTTCACCCGCCTGTTTCGTGAACGAATTGGATTTACTCCAGGCGCATACAGGGGACGCTTCCGCTCATCACAGGCCAATGCAGCCATCGAGTCAGGATGGTGA
- a CDS encoding acyl-CoA dehydrogenase family protein, which translates to MTNLADAPAVTRLTRYQDSLYHDLNTPAEILAIRQEVRRFADEHVAPVAYAIGHSEESVAAFPRDLFAKMARAGLFRIPFAADVGGRGLKHPATATAVMIEELAYHSNSVAAIVDVHCILAGNALKHGTDSIKRRYLTPLLGGELIGSFATTEPDASTDLSVEAMRTIATRANDGYIVTGRKRYITNAPVADFVVLLCVEGERMTELVVELDWPGVRVGEPDKKMGNHGQLTADIYFDDVRVPLENVIGQPGKGLKIALQTLTYGRVGIAASGVGMAQALFDHSAERLKTRRAFGKAIAQFQHWQFRMAERATEIENARNLYLKAALRIDDGHAFPEPEAAMAKWYGTNLAGEFARDAVQIFGGYGFMRELAADGSHYRVEEIYRDCKIAEIYEGTNEIQKLVIAREIFGKEITG; encoded by the coding sequence ATGACCAATCTTGCCGATGCTCCCGCTGTCACACGCCTTACACGTTATCAGGACAGCCTTTATCATGACCTGAACACCCCCGCCGAAATCCTGGCCATTCGCCAGGAAGTTCGTCGCTTTGCCGACGAGCATGTCGCGCCCGTCGCCTATGCCATTGGGCATAGTGAAGAATCTGTGGCCGCATTCCCGCGTGATTTATTCGCGAAGATGGCCAGGGCGGGTTTGTTCCGGATTCCCTTTGCCGCCGACGTCGGCGGGCGTGGCCTGAAGCACCCCGCAACAGCTACTGCGGTAATGATCGAAGAATTGGCGTATCACTCCAATTCGGTTGCCGCCATTGTGGATGTTCATTGCATTCTGGCAGGCAACGCGCTGAAGCACGGCACGGATTCGATCAAGCGGCGCTACCTCACGCCATTGCTTGGCGGCGAGCTGATCGGCAGCTTTGCCACCACGGAACCGGATGCCAGCACCGATCTGAGTGTTGAAGCAATGCGAACGATCGCCACGCGCGCCAATGATGGATACATAGTTACCGGCCGCAAGCGCTATATCACCAATGCACCGGTGGCCGACTTCGTTGTCCTGCTCTGCGTCGAGGGTGAGCGCATGACCGAACTTGTGGTCGAACTTGATTGGCCGGGAGTGCGTGTCGGAGAACCTGACAAGAAGATGGGTAATCACGGCCAGCTAACTGCCGACATCTATTTCGACGACGTGAGGGTGCCCCTGGAAAATGTTATTGGGCAACCCGGCAAAGGCCTCAAGATCGCCCTGCAGACGCTGACCTACGGGCGTGTCGGCATTGCCGCCAGTGGCGTCGGCATGGCCCAGGCGCTGTTCGATCACAGCGCCGAGCGCCTGAAGACGCGGCGCGCCTTTGGCAAGGCGATTGCCCAGTTCCAACACTGGCAATTCAGGATGGCCGAACGCGCCACCGAAATTGAAAACGCCCGCAACCTGTATCTGAAGGCGGCGCTGCGCATCGATGATGGCCATGCCTTCCCCGAACCCGAGGCTGCGATGGCCAAGTGGTACGGCACCAATCTGGCGGGGGAGTTCGCCCGCGATGCCGTACAGATATTCGGCGGCTATGGCTTCATGCGCGAACTGGCGGCGGATGGCTCACACTATCGCGTCGAGGAAATCTACCGCGACTGCAAGATCGCGGAAATCTATGAAGGAACCAACGAAATCCAGAAGCTGGTGATTGCTCGCGAAATCTTCGGCAAGGAAATTACCGGTTAA
- a CDS encoding NAD(P)H-dependent oxidoreductase, which produces MNVLIVHAHNEPRSFNAAMKDLAVKELDMLGHSVQVSDLYAMDWNPVASAADFGDRSNPDYLVYALEQRHNHNQKTLAPDIQMELDKLLWADLVIFNFPIYWFSMPAILKGWIDRVFVSGVVYGGKRFYDRGGLAGKKAMLAITIGGQPHMLVRGGVHGALQDMLRPILRGTLAYSGMNVLPPFVAYHVPYVTGEERSMILEEYRQRLQVLDTLPPLQFVSLDQFDEKLNAIAMPSSGTRP; this is translated from the coding sequence ATGAATGTCCTCATTGTCCACGCCCACAACGAACCCCGGTCATTCAATGCCGCGATGAAGGATCTTGCTGTCAAGGAACTGGATATGTTGGGACACAGCGTCCAGGTCTCTGATCTATACGCGATGGACTGGAACCCCGTGGCGAGCGCTGCGGACTTCGGGGACAGAAGCAACCCGGACTATCTTGTCTATGCATTGGAACAACGCCACAACCATAATCAGAAGACGTTGGCGCCCGACATTCAGATGGAGTTGGACAAGCTGCTGTGGGCCGATCTGGTGATCTTCAATTTCCCGATCTACTGGTTTTCCATGCCCGCCATTCTCAAGGGCTGGATTGACCGGGTATTCGTATCCGGCGTGGTTTATGGCGGCAAGCGTTTCTACGATCGTGGCGGCCTGGCTGGCAAGAAGGCCATGCTGGCCATCACGATTGGCGGGCAGCCGCATATGCTCGTCAGGGGAGGCGTGCATGGAGCGCTGCAGGATATGCTGCGTCCGATCTTGCGCGGCACATTGGCCTATTCCGGCATGAATGTCTTGCCGCCGTTCGTGGCCTATCATGTGCCTTATGTTACCGGGGAAGAGCGGAGCATGATTCTGGAGGAATATCGTCAGCGTTTGCAGGTACTGGATACCCTGCCGCCATTGCAATTCGTCTCGCTCGATCAATTTGATGAAAAACTGAATGCCATCGCAATGCCATCGTCTGGCACAAGGCCCTAA
- a CDS encoding PaaI family thioesterase: MNTHTPSLQDLAAPEGICFGCGSAHPGGLQIKSHWDSDGIHVVAKHTPAPEFTGWPGLVYGGLIAMLVDCHSNWTAMAYHYRAEGREPGSLPALECVTGNLNITYLKPTPMGVELSLKARVEGEVGRKTRVSCEVWAGDLLTAIADCVFVLVNTDQLSATAHRNA; encoded by the coding sequence ATGAATACGCATACCCCCTCACTGCAGGATTTGGCTGCTCCTGAAGGCATTTGCTTCGGCTGCGGAAGCGCACATCCCGGCGGCCTGCAGATCAAAAGTCACTGGGATTCCGACGGCATTCATGTCGTTGCCAAACACACTCCCGCACCGGAGTTCACGGGATGGCCGGGCCTGGTGTACGGCGGCTTGATCGCAATGCTGGTCGATTGCCACTCCAACTGGACTGCGATGGCCTATCACTATCGGGCTGAGGGTCGCGAACCCGGGAGTTTGCCCGCGCTGGAGTGCGTCACCGGGAATCTGAACATCACTTATCTGAAGCCTACCCCAATGGGCGTTGAACTAAGTCTGAAAGCCAGGGTTGAAGGCGAGGTGGGAAGAAAAACGCGCGTTAGTTGCGAGGTATGGGCTGGCGACCTTTTGACAGCGATCGCGGATTGCGTTTTTGTTCTGGTTAACACGGATCAACTCAGTGCCACCGCACACCGTAACGCCTAG